Proteins encoded within one genomic window of [Enterobacter] lignolyticus SCF1:
- the galR gene encoding HTH-type transcriptional regulator GalR, producing the protein MATIKDVARLAGVSVATVSRVINESPKASDASRQAVFSAMETLNYHPNANARALAQQSTDTIGLVVGDVSDPFFGAMVKAVEQVSYHTGNFLLIGNGYHNEKKERQAIEQLIRHRCAALVVHAKMIPDGDLASLMKQIPGMVLINRILPGYEQRCIALDDRYGAWLATRHLIQQGHTRIGYLCSNHAISDAEDRLRGYYDALKESGLPCNERLVTFGEPDESGGEQAMTELLGRGRHFTAVACYNDSMAAGAMGVLNDNGIDVPGEISLIGFDDVLVSRYVRPRLTTVRYPIVTMATQAAELALALAEKRPAPEITHVFNPTLVRRHSVSAPVEHQSA; encoded by the coding sequence ATGGCGACAATAAAGGATGTAGCCCGGCTGGCAGGTGTTTCGGTCGCCACGGTCTCGCGCGTCATCAACGAATCCCCGAAAGCCAGTGATGCCTCACGCCAGGCCGTGTTTAGCGCCATGGAGACGCTAAACTACCACCCTAACGCCAACGCCCGCGCGCTGGCGCAGCAGTCGACGGACACCATTGGCCTCGTCGTCGGCGACGTGTCGGATCCTTTTTTCGGCGCGATGGTCAAAGCGGTCGAGCAGGTGTCCTACCACACCGGCAATTTTTTGCTGATCGGCAACGGCTACCACAACGAAAAGAAAGAACGGCAGGCGATCGAACAGCTGATCCGCCACCGCTGCGCCGCGCTCGTCGTACACGCCAAGATGATCCCGGATGGCGATCTCGCCTCGCTGATGAAGCAGATCCCCGGCATGGTGCTGATCAACCGCATTCTGCCCGGCTATGAACAGCGCTGCATCGCGCTGGACGATCGCTACGGCGCCTGGCTTGCGACACGGCACCTGATTCAGCAGGGCCATACCCGAATCGGCTACCTTTGCTCTAACCACGCGATTTCGGATGCCGAAGATCGCCTGCGCGGCTATTACGACGCCCTCAAAGAGAGCGGCTTGCCCTGCAACGAGCGGCTGGTGACCTTCGGCGAACCGGATGAGAGCGGCGGCGAACAGGCGATGACTGAACTGCTCGGGCGCGGCCGCCATTTTACCGCCGTGGCCTGCTATAACGATTCGATGGCCGCGGGCGCCATGGGCGTACTGAACGATAACGGTATCGACGTCCCGGGCGAGATCTCGCTGATTGGCTTCGATGACGTACTGGTATCGCGCTACGTGCGCCCGCGCTTAACGACCGTACGCTACCCTATCGTCACGATGGCGACGCAGGCGGCCGAGCTGGCCCTGGCGCTGGCGGAAAAACGCCCGGCGCCGGAAATTACCCATGTTTTCAACCCAACCCTGGTGCGGCGCCATTCCGTCAGCGCGCCGGTTGAGCATCAGAGCGCGTAG